A genomic stretch from Microplitis mediator isolate UGA2020A chromosome 10, iyMicMedi2.1, whole genome shotgun sequence includes:
- the LOC130676586 gene encoding odorant receptor 82a-like, translated as MDTYEESYYKIMINFLCFLGLWPYQPRLKRVLYPTALWISHIVQLIPQIIIGIVDSDDAELLFELLTVFVQEINCMIKFLNMINKAKMIKILLKRIPDDWMILQSDEEENVFKYHLSMGKLMSVGYAAIMFISTVLYLMDPIIPIFVNTISKSNDSVPHKFTTPMKFIIFDEEKYYWLLLSLSTICVSLFMIVYVCCDVVFISLVQHVGGIFAVVGFRLENSPIVGSYDSTIEEKKIFINSEDIIYNHFVSCVRDHKRALESSQLIEEIYTLSLGALVVLNLPVMSATGVKILSPSATIEDIVKNILDVSAQLVYLFFNCYMAQKLTDMSFYVHYCIARVNWYNNSPKSKKLLFLMTLRSQVPCKLTAGKIIELSIENFGMMVKTAGSYFTVLLSMRQAT; from the exons ATGGATACTTACGAGGAATCGtactataaaattatgatCAATTTCTTATGTTTTCTTGGACTGTGGCCTTATCAGCCTCGACTAAAGCGCGTTCTATACCCTACTGCATTATGGATCTCACATATCGTCCAACTTATTCCTCAA atAATTATCGGAATTGTAGATAGTGATGATGCAGAGCTATTGTTCGAATTATTGACAGTATTTGTACAGGAAATAAACTGtatgataaaatttcttaacaTGATAAACAAAGCAAAAATg ATAAAAATACTCCTCAAGAGAATTCCAGACGATTGGATGATATTACAAAGCGATGAAGAAGAAAATGTATTCAAGTATCACTTAAGTATGGGAAAATTAATGTCAGTTGGTTATGCag CCATAATGTTTATATCAACAGTATTATACTTAATGGATCCAATTATACCGATATTTGTGAATACTATTTCCAAATCAAATGATTCTGTGCCTCACAAATTTACTACCCccatgaaatttattatatttgacgaagaaaaatattattggctACTATTGAGTTTATCAACTATCTGTGTGAGTTTATTCATGATAGTTTATGTTTGCTGTGatgttgtttttatttcattagtgCAACATGTCGGTGGAATATTTGCTGTTGTAGG ATTTCGTTTAGAAAATTCGCCTATCGTTGGAAGCTATGATTCTAcgatcgaagaaaaaaaaatttttataaattcagaAGACATTATTTACAACCATTTTGTATCGTGTGTTAGAGATCACAAGCGAGCTTTAGA ATCTTCTCAACTCATTGAAGAAATTTATACCCTATCTCTTGGAGCATTAGTTGTACTCAATTTACCTGTAATGAGTGCCACCGGGGTCAAG ATTCTTTCACCATCCGCTACAATCGAAGACATTGTGAAAAATATACTGGATGTTTCAGCTCAATTGGTATATCTCTTTTTCAACTGCTACATGGCACAAAAATTAACTGACATGAGCTTCTACGTTCATTACTGCAT agCTAGAGTAAATTGGTACAATAATTCaccaaaatcaaaaaaattgctgTTTTTAATGACCCTGAGAAGTCAAGTTCCTTGCAAGCTGACTGCAGgaaaaataatagaattgtctatagaaaatttcggaatg ATGGTGAAAACAGCTGGATCGTATTTTACTGTTCTTTTGTCCATGCGTCAAGCTACATAA
- the LOC130676603 gene encoding odorant receptor 94b-like translates to MDTYEESYYKIMINFLCFLGLWPYQPRLKRVLYPTALWISHIVQLIPQIIIGIVDSDDVELLFELLTIFVQEIGCMIKFLNMINRAKTMKIFLKRIPDDWKILQNDEEENVFKHHLYTGKLMSAGYAAVMIIVTVLYSMDPVIAIFVNTISKSNDSVPHKFTTPMKFIIFDEEKYYWPLLSLSIICMCLISIVYVCYDVVFISFVQHVCGIFAVVGFRLENSPIVKSHDSTIEEKKIFINSEDIIYNHFVSCVRDHKRALESSQLIEEIYTLSLGALVVLNLPVMSATGVKILSPSATIEDIVKNILDVSAQLVYLFFNCYMAQKLTDMSFYVHYCIARVNWYNYSKKSKKLLFLMTLRSQVPCKLTAGKIIELSIENFAMMVKTAGSYFTVLLSMR, encoded by the exons ATGGATACTTACGAGGAATCGtactataaaattatgattaatttctTATGTTTTCTTGGACTGTGGCCTTATCAGCCTCGACTAAAGCGCGTTCTATACCCTACTGCATTATGGATCTCGCATATCGTCCAACTTATTCCTCAA atAATTATCGGAATTGTAGATAGTGATGATGTAGAGCTATTGTTTGAATTATTGACAATATTCGTACAGGAAATAGGCTGtatgataaaatttcttaacaTGATTAACAGAGCAAAAACG ATGAAAATATTCCTCAAGAGAATTCCAGACGATTGGAAAATACTACAAAACGATGAAgaagaaaatgtatttaagcATCACTTATACACGGGAAAATTGATGTCAGCAGGTTATGCag CCGTAATGATTATAGTAACAGTATTATACTCAATGGATCCAGTTATAGCTATATTTGTAAATactatttcaaaatcaaatgatTCTGTGCCTCACAAATTTACTACCcctatgaaatttattatatttgacgaggaaaaatattattggccACTATTGAGTTTATCAATTATCTGTATGTGTTTAATCTCGATAGTTTATGTTTGCTATGatgttgtttttatttcattcgtACAACATGTCTGTGGAATATTTGCTGTTGTAGg ATTTCGTTTAGAAAATTCGCCTATCGTTAAAAGCCATGATTCTAcgatcgaagaaaaaaaaatttttataaactcaGAAGACATTATTTACAATCATTTTGTATCGTGTGTTAGAGATCACAAGCGAGCTTTAGA ATCTTCTCAACTCATTGAAGAAATTTATACCCTATCTCTTGGAGCATTAGTTGTACTCAATTTACCTGTAATGAGTGCCACCGGGGTCAAG ATTCTTTCACCATCCGCTACAATCGAAGACATTGTGAAAAATATACTGGATGTTTCAGCTCAATTGGTATATCTCTTTTTCAACTGCTACATGGCACAAAAATTAACTGACATGAGCTTCTACGTTCATTACTGCAT agCTAGAGTAAATTGGTACAATtattctaaaaaatcaaaaaaattgttgtttttaatGACCCTGAGAAGTCAAGTTCCTTGCAAACTGACTGCAGgaaaaataatagaattgtctatagaaaattttgcaatg ATGGTGAAAACAGCTGGATCGTATTTCACTGTTCTTCTGTCCATGCGTTAA